From the genome of Acidobacteriota bacterium, one region includes:
- a CDS encoding STAS domain-containing protein produces MQVSESVGTDRVPVSVVWDGILMVSVFGILDSARAQELMDSMLSMIQRTQARVIILDIIGVTAMDTAVANHVIQITRATQLMGCECIVSGISPAVAQTMVHLGIDLGEVKTVATMAAALETAFGRLGLEVRPREGK; encoded by the coding sequence ATGCAAGTCTCCGAGAGCGTCGGAACCGATCGCGTGCCGGTGAGCGTCGTCTGGGACGGGATCCTGATGGTGTCGGTCTTCGGGATTCTCGACTCGGCGCGGGCTCAAGAGCTGATGGATTCGATGCTGTCGATGATCCAGAGAACGCAGGCCCGCGTCATCATTCTCGACATCATCGGCGTGACGGCGATGGACACCGCCGTGGCCAACCACGTCATCCAGATCACCCGGGCGACGCAGCTGATGGGTTGCGAGTGCATCGTCTCGGGGATCTCGCCCGCGGTCGCCCAGACGATGGTCCACCTGGGCATCGATTTGGGAGAGGTCAAGACCGTTGCGACGATGGCGGCCGCGCTCGAGACCGCCTTCGGCCGGCTCGGCCTCGAGGTTCGCCCCCGTGAGGGGAAGTGA